The genomic segment CAGAAATGGATCTCACAATTCCTTGCTCCCCAGGAATAGACTTGCTGAACCAGACTTTTGCAATCAACCGGAATGAGAAATACAGGGGAACGGCCTTTGTTAACATTCAATTCCGCGAGAATCAAAGCAGCTGCTTGTTCTTGATTTTTTGAAAAACCAGGACCCAACATGTTAACACCCGGGTGATGAATTGAAGCAAGGAATCCTTCGATTGCTCCATTCTCATTTTCAAAAACCGAGGTATGCCAGATACCGGCTTGATTCTCAATGAAATAACGATAATCCCTTTCTCGACGTATCTGACTGATCTCCATTTCTAATGTAGCGATTGCTGCAACATCAGCCAAAGTTGCATCCCGAACATATTGAGATTCAGGCAATTGCATATTCAGTCCACCCTTGGGAACTTCGAGGATCATATCCTGGAAAACGGCTCTGGGGATAAATCCTGCCCGTGTGTAGAGTGAAAAAGAATCGAGGTTCATAGCGCTGGAGATGAGTCTAACCGGTTTATTTTCTCTTTCAGCATAATCGATGATGAATTTCAACAGGCTTTTAGCGATCCCCGAGCCAAAATAATTTGGGTGAACATTCATGATACCCAAAGAGACATGCGTTTCCCGTGGATGATAGAAACAAGAACCCATAATCCGACCGGTTTCCGGATGTTCGGCCAGAATACAGCAGCCAGGATCGAGGGCTTCATACATTTCACAGTGCAATCTTGTTGAAGAAGGCCCACCTTTAAAAGCAGCGCCCAGGTTATGTGCTTCATACCAATAGTTGGTGGAGACATAAATGAGATCGGCCACTTCGGGCCAATCCGCTTTCCTCATAGCTCTCAGGTTTATTTCTTCCATAGTTTTAAAAGGATTAGCTTTTCGCTAGTATTTCTGACACGAAGAAAATACTCGGTGAGTTCAGAGCGGGTTATGATACTTTACTCCAAGTTGCATCGATGATAAAGGAATGATTTTATAGATTATAACCGGATAACCTTTTGAATGCAAATTTTAGTCACGACAACAAATATCTTTACGACGATAGGAAGAATCCCTTTGACTCATTTAAGTTTGTTATTTCCAGACCCATTCAAAAACGGGATGTTTTTAAAGCAACATCAGACCAGGCCCAGGCTTTATTGAATCTATCCTCAACTTCATTGGCTTCTGATTTTTTCTCCTGCATCTCAAGGCTTAATTTTAAGCCATACAAAGATCCGCCATTTTCAGGGAATATTTGTAAATCTGCCTGGTAGACTTTTTCTTCATCCTCTGGTCCCTGATCAAAATATTTCTGCGCCAAATCTACATTTGTAGAAATTGGATGGTGATGATTCCCTAAACCATCTAACAAGGGTGAAAGCCGGCCTTCTTCTGGGTTTTGATTAGCGCAGGAAAGGAAAGCTTGAGATAAAATTAATAAGAATAAGAGATTATTTCCCTTTGAGAAAATCATTAAGGCCTCCAACTTAACCTGAACAATTCATAGCCACAAAGGCTCGAAGGCACAAAGTATTGAAAAAAAAAGAAAATAAGTTTTATAAAATAAATCGAAAGAAGCTCAGCTTTTAATCGTAGTTCTTCTAAGTTATATAATCTTAGTGTCTTAGAGTCTTGGTGGCAGAATTTATGAATAATGCAGGTTAATAATGAATAATGAGAAACATCACCACTGTTTGATGGGATTAGTTAGAAATGATATCAATTATCTACTTAACCGTTTAGTTACCAAATCCCTAGCTTACTAATCCCCAATCCCCAGTCCTGTTTCTACTTATTTATTTCGCGGAATCAACCTTCCCGTGCCCTTCATTCACGGTATTGTCGCTTCTTTTACCCGGGTACCTCCGTATTGGGGTTTTGTCTTTAAAATGGGTTACCCAAAAACAATAAGCATAAGGGTACATGGTTTGAACGACATGGAAAGGTTCATACTCGAAAAGCCGGCGCATAGCCCAGGAAAAGCGATAGCGCGGATCTTCCGGAGTAATAATTTCGACAATACAATCTACCTGGAAACTGACAAAGATGGGTGCATTACCGGTCCAAAGCACCGAAGCCCTTGGATTGGCTGAAAGATTACGAAAAGTTGATCCCTCAAAAATTTCCAACAACCCTAGCCTGCGCCAATCGATATGCTCCGGGTGAGCGTAGAACTCGCGAGCGGTTTTGATGCGAAGTTCCCGTGTATCATTAACGGCGTGCGGCGGTAAAGTTTGAATTTCTGCAACTGCACTTTCCACAAGGTTTAAATAATGATCTATGTGCTCATCTTTAGGCGTAAAACCGACACCCTTATTGGCCAGGTTCGGAACTCCATCACCTTCTCCCCAGGTACCGACAACCGGGAGATGTCCGGCGTTAAATGCAACATATTCATCCTTTTCAATCGCATCATAAATACTGTGTTTATAATCAAGCTGCCAACGAATAAATTTCTGCGGTAATTCTTTGATTTCGAATTCCTGAGTCTGACCGTTCTTATTTAGTTTAGCGATTTCGTTCTCCACTTGCACTTGCTGAGTTAGAATAGCTGTATCAGTTGTTGTCATTTCTTCTCCTCATTTAAATCTTGGTTATACCAATTTCTCAGGGTTGGTTTCTTGATTTCCTTTAATAAAAGACGGCATTTTTGAGAATGAATCCTGCCGATCCATTCCGGCGATGGCTTCATTAAATACTGCTGTTGTAACGGAATGAATATGATTCCGTTGCGCAAATATTTCAAGGCCTTTTTTTACTTTTTTTCTGATAAAAGCAATAGGGATTCTTTGCAGTCGCTCCTGTGCCTCTGAAGTCCACTGAATTTCCGGCAATTCCAATTTTACGCCGGTAGGCTGATAGGTGCATGCGGGATCTTCCTGCATGGTATCGCCAAAAGTGGCATAAGCCCTGCAACGGCAGCCCCCACAAAGTTCATTGAATTCGCACCGGCCACAGCGTCCCTTCAGTTGTTTTAAATCTCTAAGTTTGGAAAAAACAGGGGATGAATGCCAGGTTTCAGTAAAACTTTTTTCTCTGACATTTCCGGCTACCACATTCATGTAAGGACAGGGGGTCACTTCTCCCTCGGGGGTTATCCTGCAATATTCTGTTCCCGCCATACAGCCACCGCTCTCCAATCCACCTTTGCCTCTCTCATAGGCTATTTGCTTAAATTGCGGTGCACATTTGGAACGAACCAGCATGGGTTTAAAATTGTCCTGCAGCTCCACTAGATTTGCCAGCATGTTTTCAGTTCTTTCAGGAGATAAGTCATTCATTTTTTGACCGCGTCCCGTTTGAACCAGGAAATATAAATTGCTGGACCAGGCGCCCTTTTCCCGGGCAAATTCTATGATCCTGGGAATTTCATCATAGTTCATTTCCATAACGGTGGTCTGAACCAGAACTTGCAAGCCATTGTCCCGGCAAATATCCAAAGCGCGAACAGAATACTCCCAGGATTTTGGTCCGCCGCGGAATGTGTTATGTTTTTCAGGATCGAGCGAATCGATGCTGATGCCGACTCCCTTTACACCGCATTCGATCATTTTCCGGGCAACTTTATCTGTGAGCAAAACACCATTGGTGCCCATCACGACCCACATACCTTTTTCGGATGCCCGCAAAGCAATTTCGTAAATATCCCGGCGTAAAAGCGGCTCACCGCCGGTAAGGATCAGCATTTCAGTACCGAGAGATTTCATTTCATCAATCAAATCAAAACATTCCTCTGTAGTTAACTCCTCTGCTGCTTTTTTTCCGGCATCCATGTAACAGTGAGGGCACTTTAAATTGCACATCTTGGTGAGATTCCACGAGATGAGGGAAGGTGTAAAAATAGAGGTATTATTCATAAGATTTTAGATTTCACCAGCGGATTCCAGATTCCGAAATCAGAAATCCGCAATGATTTAAATAATGTTAACTAGTTAACTAAACCTTTTAAGATTTCCCTTTATATCTTACTCGGACAAAAAAGATCAGACCCAGCTCAGCCAATAGAGTGATCATTGCATATTTGGCCATGGGTCCCACAGCTGATTCGGTTTCCATGGGTTGTAAATATAAGTTATACCAGGAAGTGAGTC from the candidate division KSB1 bacterium genome contains:
- a CDS encoding GNAT family N-acetyltransferase, with protein sequence MRKADWPEVADLIYVSTNYWYEAHNLGAAFKGGPSSTRLHCEMYEALDPGCCILAEHPETGRIMGSCFYHPRETHVSLGIMNVHPNYFGSGIAKSLLKFIIDYAERENKPVRLISSAMNLDSFSLYTRAGFIPRAVFQDMILEVPKGGLNMQLPESQYVRDATLADVAAIATLEMEISQIRRERDYRYFIENQAGIWHTSVFENENGAIEGFLASIHHPGVNMLGPGFSKNQEQAAALILAELNVNKGRSPVFLIPVDCKSLVQQVYSWGARNCEIHFCQVYGEFHPFNGVVLPTFMPETG
- a CDS encoding radical SAM protein, with amino-acid sequence MCNLKCPHCYMDAGKKAAEELTTEECFDLIDEMKSLGTEMLILTGGEPLLRRDIYEIALRASEKGMWVVMGTNGVLLTDKVARKMIECGVKGVGISIDSLDPEKHNTFRGGPKSWEYSVRALDICRDNGLQVLVQTTVMEMNYDEIPRIIEFAREKGAWSSNLYFLVQTGRGQKMNDLSPERTENMLANLVELQDNFKPMLVRSKCAPQFKQIAYERGKGGLESGGCMAGTEYCRITPEGEVTPCPYMNVVAGNVREKSFTETWHSSPVFSKLRDLKQLKGRCGRCEFNELCGGCRCRAYATFGDTMQEDPACTYQPTGVKLELPEIQWTSEAQERLQRIPIAFIRKKVKKGLEIFAQRNHIHSVTTAVFNEAIAGMDRQDSFSKMPSFIKGNQETNPEKLV